From Hymenobacter sedentarius, a single genomic window includes:
- a CDS encoding AAA family ATPase, whose protein sequence is MRNDKEAADALADSFQKLRQEIGKVIVGQDEVVRLVLTAVFSQGHSLLVGVPGLAKTLLIQTIADSLDLSFNRIQFTPDLMPSDIVGSETMNQQRDFHFVKGPIFANIILADEINRTPPKTQAALLESMQEYAVTVAGQRYALARPFFVLATQNPIEQEGTYPLPEAQLDRFMFNIELGYPTYAEELNIVKNTTSDRKHSVNKILHAADIQAFQELVRRVPVADNVVEYAVSLVHKTRPGTERAATRSTQLLEWGAGPRASQHLIVGAKCNALLNGKYSPDIEDVRAVAVPILRHRLVRNFKAEAEGIGVEQIVKELL, encoded by the coding sequence ATGAGGAACGACAAAGAAGCCGCCGATGCCCTGGCAGACTCCTTCCAGAAGCTGCGCCAGGAAATCGGCAAAGTCATCGTGGGGCAAGACGAAGTGGTGCGGCTGGTGCTCACCGCCGTGTTTTCGCAAGGGCACAGCCTTCTGGTAGGCGTGCCCGGATTGGCCAAAACCCTGCTGATTCAAACCATTGCCGACTCCCTGGACCTGTCGTTCAACCGCATTCAGTTCACGCCGGATTTGATGCCTTCCGACATTGTGGGCTCGGAAACGATGAACCAGCAGCGGGACTTTCACTTTGTGAAGGGACCCATCTTCGCCAACATCATCCTGGCTGACGAAATCAACCGCACGCCGCCCAAAACCCAGGCCGCGCTGCTGGAGTCGATGCAGGAATACGCCGTGACGGTGGCCGGGCAGCGCTACGCGTTGGCGCGCCCGTTCTTCGTGCTGGCCACCCAAAACCCCATCGAGCAGGAAGGCACCTACCCCCTGCCCGAAGCGCAGCTCGACCGCTTTATGTTCAATATTGAGCTGGGTTACCCGACCTACGCTGAGGAGCTGAACATCGTTAAGAACACCACCTCCGACCGCAAGCACTCGGTAAACAAAATCCTGCACGCGGCCGATATTCAAGCCTTCCAGGAGTTGGTGCGCCGCGTGCCGGTGGCCGACAACGTGGTGGAATACGCCGTGAGCCTGGTGCACAAAACCCGCCCCGGCACCGAGCGCGCCGCCACCCGCTCCACGCAACTGCTGGAGTGGGGCGCCGGGCCCCGCGCCTCGCAACACCTCATTGTGGGCGCCAAGTGCAACGCGCTGCTCAACGGCAAGTACTCGCCCGATATTGAGGACGTGCGCGCCGTGGCCGTGCCCATCCTGCGCCACCGCCTCGTGCGCAACTTCAAAGCCGAAGCCGAAGGCATCGGCGTGGAGCAGATTGTGAAAGAGTTGTTATAA